One genomic segment of uncultured Desulfobacter sp. includes these proteins:
- a CDS encoding transposase has protein sequence MDNNKGENAIRNPVTGRKNFYGSGSVWSAQLAAMMFSIFKTLDLWGLNCHHWLSSYLNACAVNHGKAPEELSHFLPWEMDEARLDKLSKPIDTS, from the coding sequence ATGGATAATAATAAAGGTGAAAATGCCATTCGGAATCCTGTAACAGGTCGTAAAAATTTTTATGGTTCAGGAAGTGTATGGAGCGCCCAACTGGCAGCGATGATGTTTTCAATTTTTAAAACCTTGGATTTATGGGGACTAAACTGTCACCATTGGTTAAGTTCATACCTTAACGCCTGCGCTGTAAACCATGGGAAAGCACCTGAAGAATTATCACATTTTCTTCCCTGGGAAATGGATGAGGCCCGCCTGGATAAATTGTCAAAACCGATAGATACATCATGA
- a CDS encoding Druantia anti-phage system protein DruA, whose product MIRYCGRVFTPTEITQIRALIKNNPQFNRTRLSIEACRILQWFKPDGKTKDMSCRVAMLKMEKDGVICLPPSTRKKKQDRRIKLTSATDPQRRVVCPVHRLPELNSQIVSKATSALWNEYIERYHYLGHKPLPGAQLRYFITAGEQLVALAGLGAAAWQTAPRDQFIGWTHDQRKVNLHLIVNNARFLILPWIQSKNLASKILSLITHRLPDDWHNKYNIRPVMLETFVQKKRFTGTCYKAANWQIVGETKGRGKLGANPKKGTVIVPIKDVWVYPLDQNFKALLK is encoded by the coding sequence ATGATCCGATACTGTGGCCGGGTTTTCACCCCAACAGAAATAACACAAATCAGGGCTCTCATAAAAAATAACCCCCAGTTCAACCGAACACGACTTTCAATAGAGGCCTGCCGGATTCTCCAATGGTTTAAACCCGATGGGAAAACCAAAGATATGTCGTGCCGTGTTGCGATGCTGAAGATGGAAAAGGATGGAGTGATATGCCTGCCGCCATCTACTCGGAAAAAAAAGCAGGATAGACGCATTAAATTAACTTCAGCTACTGATCCCCAACGCCGGGTTGTATGTCCGGTTCACCGTTTGCCGGAACTTAATTCGCAGATCGTTAGCAAAGCGACATCTGCTTTGTGGAATGAATACATCGAAAGATATCATTATCTTGGGCATAAGCCTTTGCCGGGTGCCCAACTTCGATATTTCATTACTGCCGGCGAACAACTCGTTGCCCTGGCAGGGTTAGGTGCAGCGGCATGGCAAACCGCACCAAGAGATCAATTTATCGGATGGACTCATGATCAAAGAAAGGTAAATTTGCATTTGATTGTGAATAATGCCAGGTTCCTTATTTTGCCGTGGATTCAATCGAAAAATTTAGCATCCAAAATTCTTTCGTTGATAACACACCGACTTCCGGATGATTGGCACAACAAATATAACATCCGGCCTGTAATGCTTGAGACGTTTGTTCAAAAAAAACGTTTCACAGGAACCTGTTATAAAGCCGCAAACTGGCAAATTGTTGGAGAAACTAAAGGGCGTGGTAAATTAGGTGCTAACCCCAAAAAAGGGACAGTGATTGTTCCCATCAAAGACGTTTGGGTTTATCCTTTGGACCAGAATTTTAAGGCTTTACTCAAATAA
- a CDS encoding Hsp20 family protein, which translates to MEKSKHINRKIAADLCSYVDEKNSTLHLEFMVPGVKKENIDLKVNDDSFSLRAEKNDVEYVSTGSFCYPVEVSDTKANYENGILLIDIPLKDRWKGAVNVTIH; encoded by the coding sequence ATGGAAAAATCAAAGCATATAAATAGAAAAATAGCTGCTGACTTATGTTCCTACGTTGACGAAAAAAATTCTACACTTCATCTTGAATTTATGGTCCCAGGAGTAAAAAAAGAAAATATTGATCTTAAGGTGAATGATGATAGTTTCAGCTTAAGGGCCGAAAAAAATGATGTTGAATATGTTTCTACAGGTTCTTTTTGCTACCCAGTAGAAGTCAGTGATACGAAAGCCAATTATGAAAACGGAATCCTACTTATCGATATACCGTTGAAGGATCGCTGGAAAGGCGCTGTCAATGTGACTATCCATTAA